From the genome of Ailuropoda melanoleuca isolate Jingjing chromosome 5, ASM200744v2, whole genome shotgun sequence:
CTATCTGGGACCATTTAGCTTATCCTGTAGTCCTAGAAATCTGTTGACAGAGCTTTTTCTTCGGCGAGGTCAGTCTTGGAAAGACAACATGGAAAGAGATGGTAATCAAGTAGACAGACCTCAagggaaaaactgaagaaaacctTTTCCCTCCACAAATTCCGCCGTCTCTTAGTCTACAGACTCAGACaccacttgcctttttttttgctCAAGGATATTTCTTGGGGATCAGTGGGGTAACATGTCCTCTGTCTCAAGTGTGAGGGATGGAAAGAGGAAGCATCTTAGCTTCCACAGGATGCCCCTGCTCAAAATCTTGGGCAGTATGTTGATAAGGAGATCTGGATTTACAAGACGTATATGGAGAAACAAGTAGCTCAGTAGTCTGATGAAAAATAGGGTGGTGAAAAAGACATATTGAAAAATCCTGAAAAGAGAAAGTCAAGAAACTGTTAACCAAAGGTTAGAAAAccaggaacaaaataaaacttataCCTAAATGCATGTCTTGCTCCTTCTTGATATTCATATGTCCCCACAAATTGTTGTCTTTATTACCAACAATGCCTTGTAAAGGCAGCTTCTTCCCATAGGCTGGCTTGCCTGTTACTCTCTCTTTCATTAccgtattttcttttcttttaccatttatcactatctgaaattctcttgttcttttatcttttattgtttgtttctgttttgccaacttgttttccaaagcatttgCAACAGTTTGTAGCCATCAGCAGGGTGTGTGTTTCTGTGAGTCCATATTTTTTCCAACACTTGATagcatcagattttaaaaattttgccaaaTGGATGTAAAGTAATAGTCTTAATTTACGTTTCCCTGATGAACTCTGATGCTGAACATCTGTTCACAGGTCTTATGTGTTTCCTCTTGCCCATTTATCAATTAGGTTGTTTGGGTTagtcttattgatttgtagaagttctttatatgttcttaTATCAGTCCTTTTCCATTGTGTGTACTGTGAATATCTTCTCTCTGTAACTTTCACTTGCTCTAAGGTGTTAAAAAACAAGGTGTTAAGAAACCTTTTAACACCTTTTTAaggtgttaaaaaacaaaagttattaattttaataaagtctagTTTATCAGTCTTTAACTAGAATCAGTGCTTTTCGTGTCTTATTTAAAGAACCGTTCCTTACACCAAGGCTTAAAAGATGCTCCTATTTTCTACTAACAGTTTATGGTAGTTTAAAATGTGTCCACACATTCTTTGGTGTCATGCCCTTCAAGAGACTCTTCTCCCATAGAGTGTGGCAGGGACTTAATGACTTGGTTCTAAAGAATAGAGTATCATGGAAGTGACAGTGCATGGCTTCCTGGATTACATACTAAAGGCATTGCAGTTTGCTCCTTACTCTGAGGAGGAAGCCAGCTGTCATGCTGTGAGGATACACAAGCAGCCCTGTGGCAAGCTCCATGTAAGGAGGAGCTGAGACCTCCTGCCAGCAAGCAGCAAAATTTGCCAGATGTATGAGTAAGCTACCGTGGAAATAGATCCTCCAGCCCAGCCATGCCTTCCACTGACTCTAACTTTGGCCAACATCTTAATTGCAACCTGATAATAGACCATGAACTAGAACCACCCAGCTCAGTGGCTCACAGATTCCTAATCCACAGAAACTGtaagataaatgtttgttgcttgaagccactaagttttgggacTATTTTTTATGTGGCAGTAGGTAACTGATgccaaattttaaagatttttttttttggacatttaGTCCTTAATACATCTGTCCtcactttttaaatgtactgtaTCCAACACTGTGAtccaatctcatttttttctcatctgggTAACTGTTTTTTCCCCTACCATGCTTACTGaacaatttttcctttcctctctgacaTACAATCACTGTCACATATCACATATCGAAGTTCTATACATGCactctttctatttcattggttgATTTTCCTATTCCTGTGATAGTATCACCCTGTTGTAATTACTGCAACTACGTAGTACGTCATGATATCTGGAAGGGCATATATTCCTCACTCCTTGCTCTTCTTTAAAATTGTCCAGGTTATTTTTGACTCTATATTCTTCTATATAcagtatattttagaataattgtattaaatgaatgaaagtctTTTGGGCAGTTTGGTTGGAACTGAACTGAGTCATTTAAAGAGAATTGATATATTTATGATAATATGGCTTTCTATCCATGATCAtggtatttctcttctttcattcatgttACTTTTAATATTCCCTAATTTCTATAAATTCTCCTATGGTggtcctgatttcttttttaactgatgAATTATTTTGGCCGTGTGGTTTTACTATGATTTGCACAAATGAAtctctactttttcctttcctctgttacTCGTATCCAGCTGTGCTGGGCTGCCACCTGATGCTGAACAAATTCACTACCTACCTCCACCTATCAGTGGAAAACAGCCCCTGTCCCACCAGTTTCCTTAAGTTTTTCTCTAGAATTAATCTTGGTGACAGGAGTCAGGATCTGTTATAGTACAGTACCATGGCCCAAATTAGAATCAGAAACCCTTTACAAACCTCTTCTTAGTATTCTCCTAGAAGCTAAATACAGTATTCATGAGAAAGTTCTGGGATGACATTTCTGGGATGACATTCCTagagaaaatcttagaaataagCCAGCTTTCTTATCTCTTGAGTCAGTGCCCAATATATTGGTGCCCCATAGGATATTGGAGCAGAGCAAGAGGAAAGACCTTTGTAATTTAATATGATGAGCTAGACTTTTAGGATGTTGTCAGGTTCTCTTCAGGATACCAACTCTCTTTTAAGGTAGACAGTTCTTATCCTGGGAGCCCACGTGGGCCGTTCCATGTGAGGCACTGGTGTCAAATTATTGGCGAAGGAAGCCTGGGAGTTCTAGGGAAATTCTGCTAGCTGTTCTGGGAACACTGTATTTCGGGATATCCAAATATGTAACACTTCACTTATCTGGTATGAAGGGGTATCCTGCATAAGCAAATTTTCCAGACAAttggaggtgacatttaagcacCAAGAATTTTATGTTAACCATTTTGATGGAACTCTTTCTAAATCATAATTCATACCACTTTGAATCTATGCCTTCTTAAACAAATTATATCGAACATAATCTGACCTTTTATTGGAAATGCAGGGGCTTCATGAATGCCAATTTTATTTTGCTATCACAGTGATTCCCTCAGGACTAATATCCACTTGGTTGTTTGAATCTTGAGCTCTTACTTAGTTTAAGGAGTATTTTTGAGCAATTATTGTGGGCTGGGTACTGTTGGGTAAGATCTCTCTTTCAcaatcattttctctcttgtttgcTATTAGGGGTATATGTGCATTTACAAGTTCTCTACTATTTCTAGTGTAACATGTTGACATTGTAACAATACTTGAGGGAGGCACATATCACACAATAGTGTGAAAACCCTATTCATCATCTTATGAACCACCAAAGGATCCTCCCATTCATAATCTACTGATGTTATTGGAGAACCAGATCCATCAAACTAATTCAAATTGTTACAGGGAAGAGGGAGTAAGTATCAGTTTGCCACATTTCTCTTAGGTTACTACTAGGATGTTCGCTTCTAAAACTGGAGAGTTGAGATTAGGAATTGCTTTTGGACAAGGAAGTCATACATTAGAACTGAAAAACATAGTCATCGATGACACTTGTTTGTTGGCTTCACTCtggatgtgtgtatgtatatgaggGTCTCCCTGTCTAGACTTTGTTATCTGCCAGGATGGCTAAGTGGAACCCCCAGTTTTCCAGGAGGTTTACTCAAAGATGTCTGCTTACCTTTTACAGAACCATGTTCCCTTCTTTTGGAGAGAATGATCCTGGGAGAAGAAAGGAcatgaataaataagcaatttCTGTAACCTGTCATCACTGTCAAATAATATTCAGTGAGCCATTAGTTAATGTTGTATTTAGATAACATCTTACAATTTTTGTATGGATAaacagatggaattttttttaaagattttatttatttatgcgacagaaatagagacagccagcgagagagggaacacaagcagggggagagggagaggaagaagcaggctcatagcagaggagcctgatgtggggctcaatcccacaatgccgggatcacgccctgagccgaaggcagacgctcaaccgctgcgccacccaggcgcccccaaacagatggaatttttaaagacaaccatatatatatgtgcgcatgtgtgtatgtgtgtgtgtgtaattttgtatcacttttttaatatattgatagGAATAAATGAAGGCATAAAAAGGTAAGGTATGtcatatagctagtaagtggcagggcgATGCTTGGAACCTGGGTCCTCCAAATCTGCATTCAGGGCTCTTTCAACTACGCCCTTACCTCCTACTTAACCAGTAACCCTTAAAAAAGTTTATAGGCTATGAAAATCACACAAACATATTCTAAGAGAAGTTTTAAgagctataaaaaataatgaggataTATCCTGGATTTCTGTGGCATCTCTctcccaaaatattttctcagttatttcattttccttttagctTCCTTGTGAGATAAAAAACGAAGAGAAATTACAGTCAcgttttaaaattgtgaaaataatgCTCACAGAATTAGAATGAGAAAGGAACTTCCTGGATACAGATTTGGTTCTATAACTTGTGTGAGTTTAAGCAGCGTGTCAACTGGTCAGTTGCTCAGGCAGACTGTAAAGATTGCTCAAACATCATAGGTCATCGAAGTATCATGGGACTTCGGTAATCTTGATGAAGACagctctgctttttctctgttaGGTGGTGAGAAGGAATACTTTGATGAGTCACTGGGGGATAGACGGTGGGATATATCAGGGAGCATGCTAAGCTTGGTTCTAGAGAGGTGGGGTCCAATTAATTTCAGGagttctgttgttgtttttgtttgttgtataATATGCAAGGTTGGGGCCAGAATGACTTGTTCAGAATAATGGGAACCATGGTCACTGtgaatgtggtaaaatatatgtcCAAACATCTGGATGACCCCAAGGACAATGGTTGATTATTGATATTTGCTTTTTAGGAAGAGGTGActctttttttctgacattatGAAGACTATCTCAATGATAAAATTTCTGGTGAATGTCAGTTTTGGCTCTAAAGccaatataaattacaaaattaaagtcTAACAAAAGTTTATCTTTTTGCCCTATGTACTTGAAGCCACAAGATGCCGAGCAGGCCAAGAGGCCTGGTGCTCTGCATCCAATTCTGTGTCCTTTAGAGTTCTACATAATATGCCAATGACATCATGGTGTTAAATATGAATAGACACTGAAGCTGTATGATAAAGAAGTAATGACTTCTCATGTTTTAACTCATGGGCCAACTCTGATTAGTTGGTGATAGATGCCCTGCTGCTCTGTGTAGTGAGAGATTTGGGACCATGTTATGATCACCAGGAAAGAATATTGTGATTCTGGGAGATGGGAGGAGTGGTATATATGTCCTGTATTGGCCTCCCCACCGTACAGCGTACCCTCAGTTAATGTTCCTTCTTGCTTCCATCCTGAACTCTGTGAGGTCTTAGGCTAGTTTCTTTGAGAACACATCATTTGCATGGTGCTAAGAGAGGAAAGACCATTGTTCCATAGCATCTTCTTTGTGTGTTTAGTGTTGGAATGCTTTAGAATTATGTCTGGTATTATTCTTGAAAAACGCACGTGGAAAGATTGGTCTGTGTTTGGTGGCTGATAATGTTTTGGAAACTCCCTTGAAGACAATGACACTGAGAGAAGCTAAAGGTGGAGTGAAATCCTTACCTTATTATTTTGGCTGTTAGGCTCTTTTCTTGCAGAATTCATGCTCAAGACTTTTGATCTAGGGGAAGAAGAACCAAGATAGGGATTGAATAAAGTACATTCAGGTATTTGTACTACGTCATGGTTATTgaaaaaacagttttatattcTAAGGCTATACTGTGCACATTGTAGCCAGTGACTATATGTGACTCTTTACATTTAATGAcaataaatgacaataaaaaatcagttcctcagtcacaaaGTCATCTTTCAAGTACTCAATAGGTGGCTAGTGGCTACATATTGGATAGCACGGTAAGTTCCATTGGGAAGCCCCATTCTAAAATCTTTGCTTAGCAATGAAGCCAGACTTAATGTTCAGGAAGGATCTCAGGAGACCTGAAGGTGTCCTTTAGAGGCAAAGACCTCCAAGTCCTGGTGTCCTGGCCTCCAGACCACAGTGTGGAACTGAGTCTACTTAGAGGCCCTATGCAGTTtaggtctttttttcttgattccaggattccaaaatatttgaaaagtggaAATACTTCCCAACTGATTTAAGATTTAACTTCTAAAGAGGGTCAAGAAATGACAGGGAGGTTTTTGGCTTTAGTCTCTCACTATTTAGACTCCTTGGACAAATTCAAGgattaattttttgggggggcttttctctattatttctaatttttaatgttcATAGTTTCATACAGTATACAGTTTGGTTTCATAATATGATAGCCCTAGTTTGTATCTAGACATTAGTTTCATGTCTGTTCCATATGGTTGAGTTTCTATATATTTTGGGGAAGTGGGGATGATACCAATTTTAAGAaagttttggaaaatttaaagaatgaCCTTTTTATCAAGGTGCCAGACCACTAACCCTTTTTAAAGCACATGTTCCTGCCCTTAATATAAACCCAAATAATGGTAATTTGATAAAATTGTGAAGGAAGGTGTGTTTCTGCAGTCTTTTAAGAAAGATGGGAGGACCAGCATTTTAAAATGGGTGTGGTTTAGTGGGGGTCAACCAGCTCGCTAACAGAGGGGAAGGTTATATGGTGTTGGGCCTCGTTCAATTCCAAATGGGAATTGGTCAGAGAAAAGTTTGCTCTGACCCAGGCTGAGATGGAGTTAGCACTAAAACCAGGATGTTCCTTTGTTTGCCCAAGCTCACACTTCTCTCTCAAGGAACCGAGTCTCTAGTTCTTCTTCTATTTTCCTCAAAGTTTCCTGGTACttcttcaaagagaaataaaagaaaccacaGTTACTAGCCAGAAGCTTTATGCTCTTTCTAATCATAATAAGCATGTATTATTACTACATTGTCATATGAATGGTTGGTATTCCCACTGCCATTTTGTCTCCTTTCCCAGTCCCCCAGCCTTCCACTACTCCAGATCTCTCACTGCACTTCACCACTGGGCAGGTGCCTGTGGTTATTGGGATTATAGATAGGAAAAGTGCTCATTATTAATTTGAGAGCACAGAGCTTGGGCGACTAGGGCCATAACAGAATGATTCTGGTGGTAGAGTGTCGTCCTCCCTGAAGGCCTTTGTAATGCCACCttgaagaattaaaattgttGCAGTGTTCTTTGAAAAGTCTGGTTTCATTTCGTCCTGTACTTCAACAAACCCACTGCTATCCCTTTGCTGAGAAACTGTACCTTTATGCAGAAGGCCTGATCCTCACAGAGCTGGGCCACAAATGCATAGTCTTCCATCACCTGGGAAGCCAAAATTCAGCCTTAAATTTTGGTCAGTAAATTGCTATAAGAACAGTAGTGTACTTGCTTCCCCTTAGGTCCCAGGCCCTAAATGTGCTTTTCAAATTGTTCTAAGTGTTTATTTCCTGTACGTATGAAttcgtatcttttttttttttaagattttatttatttattcaacagagagagagacagccagcgagagagggaacacaagcagggggagtgggagaggaagaagcaggctcacaggaggagcccgatgtggggctcgatcccataacgccgggatcacgccctgagccgaaggcagacgctcaaccgctgtgcaacccaggcaccccgtatcttttttttttaaggataaacaAGCTATATTTTATAGTTCAAATGAGAATTATTTGGGTACAGTTGGGAGAAAAATAGATACTAGTTAATTGAAGATCTAGATTATGGAAGGTATCctgtaaaaaatgttaaagagaagGTGATCTGGGGGACTGTATTCACACAATCTAATACATTCCCTCAAATCATGTGACCAGGgatcaggatttccttcctttgggAGAAGTAACATTGAAGTTATTGTCATTACCTTGACTACCTCTTTCTCTTGGTCTGCACAGGAAGCTTCCAGCTGTTGTAACTTAGCCTATAGAAAGGGAAGGAGACTGATAACTCATCCAGGCAAAAGCAGGATTCCATTCTGAAATGGGATCTTAAAGGTTATCTTACAGGTGGTTCAAGTGCCTTACAGCCCATATCAGATGTCTTTTTAATGGAGGGGAGTCGAACTTGAGGTGAGATGACTCTTGAGttgaatttaaatgataaatattagcCAAATGTATATCTGGAAGAAATATTTCCCATGCAGAGGTTACAGCAAGGACCAAGACTGTGAAATAGCACAAATTTGGTGTGTATGAAGAAGTTCTATGGCAGGAACATAGGGGAGATTGGTAAGCATGAGATGAGGTGGGGAAAGATAGCCACATATGAGATTATGTAAGACCTCATAGCTTCTACAGAGTTTGATTCTTTATTCTAATTGCAGTGAGAAGCCAGGTGAGAGCTTGAAGTTGTAAACATCTTGGGATATATCCTATAGGCAGAGGAGACATATTgcagtcttttctctctttccttttcagttcTATTGTTCCCACTCTCATCTAGCTACCATTATTTCACGTTTGGAGTCTTCTAACAGTTCCTTTCCCCTCCAGCCAGTTATATCCAGGGCCCAACAGCCAAATGTGCTAAGggtggtatttattttaatttaatttaatttaattttaaacagaacatttttattttttcaaatttttatttaaattatggttagttaacatacagtgaaatattggtttcaggagtagaatttagtgattcatcacttacatacaacaccgagtgctcatcataacaagtgtcctccttaatgcccatcccccatctggcccatcccccacctacttcccttcatcagctctcagtttgttctctattgttaagagtctcttatggtttgtttccctctctcttttttcccccttccatatgttcctttgttttgtttcttaaattccacatatgagtgaaatcgtatggtattgttttactctgacttatttcacttactaagggctatattttaaagatttatttatttattttagagagggagagtgagtgagcatagggggaggggcagactgagagagagagaatcgtcaAGCAGATtacacactcagtgtggagtctgacatggggcttgatgccaggaccctgagatcatgacctgagctgaaaccaagggtcacatgcttacctgactgagccacccaagcacccctaaggGCTGTATTTTAAAGACGGTGGCCTGAGTCACAAGTAGTTGAGGCAGGCATCCTATTAAATTACTGAACTTGACCAGCATGCAAGAGGAATGGAAACAACAGAGATGATATATATTTCATAGAATTAGAGATAGCACTTGAGAATTCTACAAAATAGGTGGGCAGAAGGGAGTAATTCAAAGGGTTGATAATACTCTGGAACTCTTTAGGGCTGGGCTGAGTGCTGCCAGGAAAATAATGGCCAATGTTGTGCTGAGAACTCTCTATCTAGAGTTGGTCGGAATCACCTCACCTGACATGGTCAGCATAGCTAGACTTAAAAGTGTCACCACTAGATTCTGGCAGGCTTACTGTTAAGCAAAACTTGTTTTgggcagaagaaggaagaaaatcaatcTCCTGATTGCTGCAGTTTTATGGCAAGGTTAGTCAAGGAGCTTCATACTCCTTTCTATGCTTAGTTGCAGTTTATTCCTGAGATACACAAAGGctccagatttctttctttccaaataagtGTCCTGGATGGGCATTCCCAATGAAGCTTAGTTGGTGGCTTTGGAATTCCTCTTTTTTTGTGGCTATCAGCACTAATTTGGCCAACAGAACATAGGGCAGTAATAcactctcttctttcattttctatttctattttcaatgtGTCCATATCTTCAGAGGCTTCAAGCACACAGTGTGGGCTTAAGTATGGGCTCAAATGTGGGTTTAAGAAGCAAGAGAGATTGAGAAATAGGGACAATGTGTTTAAAAGCCCGTTGTATATTATACTGTTAGGTagtgaaacataatttttatagagactgaaaaattctctttatttgttcttaaatgaaatatataaaaataacaatcaatgtaagaaaaaaagcagcaaggggacacctggctggctcagtcaaaaaaGCATGCAATTCGATGTCAGAGacgtgagtttgagtcccacgttggatatagagattactaaatagtagtagtagtagtaataataataataataataataatagtaactttaaagaagcaaaagagaaattaggtaaGGCAAGGACAAAGAGATAATCCTACAGAAATGATCAAGTAAGAACTTTATCTGCTCTCTGATGGGTTGTGGTTGTGCTCAGGTTCTTAGCTCTGGAAAACAATTAGGGAAATGCTAAACACTGTATGATGCACTTAGCAGAGGTCACTATATACTTGAATGACGAATTGAATGAATCCTTTTCTGGATTGGAGTCAATGACAGGGTGTGGGTGTATAAATtacctagcacacagtagatTTACAAATCCAAACTCTGCCTCTATGAATTCATAAATGTGCTTCAGCCAGACTTTTAAATAATCACCTTAAAATTCTaactttttaaggttttagaactccaaaaaaagaatattttatatacacaatttcattcagttttcaaactggggtgggagggactgATTGAATTCCCAACTTCATATATCACA
Proteins encoded in this window:
- the TMCO5A gene encoding transmembrane and coiled-coil domain-containing protein 5A isoform X1; the protein is MEGHKNNQLDYESEKVEILRLVQSKRNINSLNMDLERDMQRIDEANQELLLKIHEKENEIQRLESEITQTRDLAEDEEWEKENCTAMEREKALQELEEETARLDRKNETLVHSIAELQRKLTRKSHKATKCEQDIPKGSPEESKAKLQQLEASCADQEKEVVKVMEDYAFVAQLCEDQAFCIKKYQETLRKIEEELETRFLEREVSKVLSMNSARKEPNSQNNKDHSLQKKGTWFCKRIFQYVFFTTLFFIRLLSYLFLHIRLVNPDLLINILPKILSRGILWKLRCFLFPSLTLETEDMLPH
- the TMCO5A gene encoding transmembrane and coiled-coil domain-containing protein 5A isoform X2; protein product: MIYRSEKVEILRLVQSKRNINSLNMDLERDMQRIDEANQELLLKIHEKENEIQRLESEITQTRDLAEDEEWEKENCTAMEREKALQELEEETARLDRKNETLVHSIAELQRKLTRKSHKATKCEQDIPKGSPEESKAKLQQLEASCADQEKEVVKVMEDYAFVAQLCEDQAFCIKKYQETLRKIEEELETRFLEREVSKVLSMNSARKEPNSQNNKDHSLQKKGTWFCKRIFQYVFFTTLFFIRLLSYLFLHIRLVNPDLLINILPKILSRGILWKLRCFLFPSLTLETEDMLPH